From the Thermococcus sp. 18S1 genome, one window contains:
- a CDS encoding Stp1/IreP family PP2C-type Ser/Thr phosphatase — protein MVNLRRVVSIFLLIIMVLSVPVTAADTGQTAQDSTQQASSDVEGLNKDIDLASQILKTLNENKKPLNVPVKEIQKLNQSINTARDQLNSGDLESANGTLINGFWNPLAELINNITKDLNKEYTQLSKDAKACSDKNVEKGIQSDLNEVKSLLDQIKELISEGNNDHSKFSDALSKLLEVRGKLDKIKSDIEKCSTASNEVKEKIDSAESALQAIKENRKFLDVDDKTITDLESKIKTARDQLEAGNVFDANATMDEVMSRIRGIVTTKLDAAGMEYTEYERYFTKYCAKSSNQGALWDGLEDVKQKLGIASRSLSQNRIAEAIAYTKSAFDALENVKKPLAECLVGKADEEIKQLKGTYGALPEDYYDAIIPPLESKLKNAKTALSGGDYDKAITLTVEVINNGDFKAIRERILEQMRKKLGVNETSVDEKKLKELEDRYEQVHRRFQETKKKKPTIVIISADDKLREADEKLKQVNASLIVLNARLKAQKAYVKAQNAQDVDGLIAAVNEFDSALSASGGAESYIVASVAQVESLLNDASKSIDDAESSYTWNTVLLAVIALLLLAGLGYGGYIGYTKYQDKKRVDRAREAVEIMEDIIERLQKELESLNLLTDEGVTRKLSEMKGLVSEARAAFERGDYRRPLALKEKFLSEYEVLNLRITPYKQTLNVDITKHVAAKSYIGRRQNNEDAYIVEKVGGNILLAVADGMGGHLAGEVASKKATEILKETLERNKFGDPEEVFREAIKRANEVIYQMGHDPAHPERYNMGTTLTAAIVRGNTATVANIGDSRTYLIRPDGSIKRITKDHSLVQELIDKGEITPEEARKHPQKNVITKALGISQTITIGRNDIKKVGLQKGDYLLLCSDGLSDALPDSEIARTVLAAPSLEEAVKILVEKAYGYGSDDNITVVLYRH, from the coding sequence ATGGTTAACCTGAGGCGTGTTGTTTCAATATTCCTCCTCATCATTATGGTGCTCAGCGTGCCCGTAACTGCCGCGGACACCGGACAGACGGCCCAGGATTCAACCCAGCAAGCTTCAAGCGATGTGGAAGGACTTAACAAGGACATAGACCTTGCCAGCCAGATTCTGAAAACCCTGAACGAGAACAAGAAACCCCTGAACGTGCCAGTAAAGGAGATTCAAAAGCTGAACCAGAGCATAAACACTGCAAGGGATCAGCTGAACAGCGGGGATTTAGAGAGCGCCAACGGAACCCTGATAAACGGCTTCTGGAACCCCCTCGCGGAGCTTATAAACAACATCACGAAGGACCTCAATAAAGAGTACACCCAGCTCTCAAAGGACGCTAAAGCGTGCAGCGATAAAAATGTTGAAAAAGGGATCCAAAGCGACCTCAATGAGGTAAAATCGCTCCTCGATCAGATAAAAGAACTGATAAGCGAAGGCAACAATGATCATTCAAAATTCTCAGACGCCCTGTCCAAGCTTCTGGAGGTTAGGGGGAAGCTGGACAAGATTAAGAGCGATATTGAAAAGTGCTCTACCGCTTCAAACGAGGTCAAGGAGAAAATTGACTCCGCCGAAAGCGCGCTCCAGGCGATCAAGGAAAACAGGAAGTTCCTCGACGTGGATGATAAGACCATAACCGACCTCGAGAGCAAGATCAAAACCGCCAGAGACCAGCTGGAGGCCGGGAACGTTTTCGATGCAAACGCCACTATGGACGAAGTCATGAGTCGCATCAGAGGAATAGTCACGACCAAGCTGGACGCCGCAGGAATGGAGTACACTGAGTACGAAAGATATTTCACAAAGTACTGCGCCAAATCCAGCAACCAGGGCGCCCTCTGGGACGGACTTGAGGACGTGAAACAAAAGCTTGGAATAGCAAGTCGCAGTCTGTCCCAGAACAGGATAGCCGAGGCGATAGCGTACACGAAGTCCGCCTTCGACGCCCTGGAAAACGTCAAAAAACCCCTCGCGGAGTGCCTCGTTGGAAAAGCTGACGAAGAAATAAAGCAACTGAAGGGAACCTACGGAGCGCTTCCCGAGGATTATTACGACGCGATAATACCGCCCCTCGAATCCAAGCTTAAGAATGCCAAGACGGCGCTCTCCGGTGGCGATTACGATAAGGCTATCACATTGACGGTTGAGGTGATCAACAACGGCGATTTCAAAGCCATCAGGGAGAGAATCCTGGAGCAGATGAGGAAAAAGCTTGGTGTGAATGAGACCAGTGTGGACGAGAAGAAGCTCAAAGAACTGGAAGATAGGTACGAGCAGGTTCATAGGAGGTTCCAGGAGACCAAAAAGAAGAAACCAACCATCGTCATCATAAGTGCGGACGACAAGCTAAGAGAAGCTGATGAAAAACTCAAGCAGGTTAATGCAAGCTTAATAGTTTTGAACGCACGCCTTAAAGCTCAAAAAGCGTACGTTAAAGCTCAGAACGCCCAGGATGTGGATGGCCTCATAGCGGCCGTGAACGAATTTGACTCGGCCCTATCTGCTTCCGGTGGGGCCGAGAGTTACATCGTTGCGAGCGTGGCCCAGGTGGAGAGCCTGCTGAACGACGCCAGCAAGTCGATTGATGACGCGGAGAGCAGTTACACCTGGAATACGGTCCTCCTGGCAGTGATTGCACTGCTCCTCCTGGCTGGTCTGGGCTACGGGGGATATATCGGATACACCAAGTACCAGGACAAGAAGCGCGTGGATCGGGCGAGGGAAGCGGTTGAAATCATGGAAGATATCATAGAACGCCTCCAGAAGGAACTCGAATCGCTCAACCTGCTGACGGATGAAGGCGTAACAAGGAAGCTGAGTGAGATGAAGGGCCTCGTGAGTGAGGCCCGGGCGGCGTTTGAGAGGGGTGATTACAGAAGGCCCCTCGCCCTGAAGGAAAAGTTCCTGTCAGAATACGAGGTGCTCAACCTCAGGATAACACCTTACAAGCAGACCCTCAACGTGGACATAACAAAGCACGTGGCGGCCAAGAGCTACATAGGACGCAGGCAGAACAACGAGGACGCCTACATCGTCGAGAAGGTAGGTGGCAACATACTCCTAGCGGTCGCCGATGGTATGGGTGGGCATCTCGCAGGCGAGGTGGCGAGCAAAAAAGCAACCGAGATACTCAAGGAGACCCTGGAGCGCAACAAGTTCGGTGATCCCGAGGAGGTGTTTAGGGAGGCTATAAAGAGGGCCAACGAGGTAATCTACCAGATGGGACACGACCCGGCACATCCTGAGCGGTACAACATGGGAACCACCCTGACTGCGGCTATAGTCCGGGGCAACACAGCGACGGTTGCCAACATAGGTGACAGCAGAACCTACCTGATACGGCCCGACGGAAGCATAAAGAGGATTACCAAGGATCATTCTCTCGTCCAGGAGCTCATAGACAAGGGCGAGATAACGCCTGAGGAGGCCAGAAAACACCCGCAAAAGAACGTCATAACTAAGGCCCTGGGCATTTCCCAGACTATAACCATCGGAAGGAACGACATAAAGAAAGTGGGCCTTCAGAAGGGCGATTACCTGCTCCTGTGCTCCGACGGACTCAGCGATGCCCTTCCTGATAGCGAGATAGCTAGAACCGTCCTCGCCGCCCCGTCTCTCGAAGAAGCAGTGAAGATACTGGTGGAAAAGGCCTACGGTTATGGAAGTGACGACAACATAACGGTGGTTCTCTACCGCCACTGA